From the genome of Streptococcus lutetiensis, one region includes:
- a CDS encoding ferritin family protein has translation MEVSKEGLEELLPLVGAASNDLVTYDLLKAYYKDEDDDLQWTQQQLNLIDAIGYQNWLTQQL, from the coding sequence TTGGAAGTTTCAAAAGAAGGACTGGAAGAATTATTACCATTGGTTGGTGCTGCATCTAATGATTTGGTGACTTATGATTTGCTAAAAGCCTACTACAAAGATGAAGATGATGATTTGCAGTGGACACAGCAACAGTTGAATTTGATTGATGCTATTGGTTATCAAAACTGGTTAACACAACAGCTTTAA
- a CDS encoding ferritin-like domain-containing protein produces MENTIELLQKIGNKILNQANIHDLVALNFEAQGFSKLGDKYKSYASEEYDFSQKLFNRILDLGGKICYQNQVSFEMPASPL; encoded by the coding sequence ATGGAAAATACAATCGAACTATTACAAAAAATTGGAAACAAAATTTTAAATCAAGCAAATATTCATGATCTTGTGGCTTTGAATTTTGAGGCACAAGGATTTTCAAAACTTGGTGATAAATACAAAAGCTACGCTTCAGAGGAGTATGACTTTTCACAAAAACTCTTTAATCGCATTTTAGATTTGGGTGGTAAAATCTGTTACCAAAATCAAGTAAGCTTTGAAATGCCAGCTAGTCCTTTATAG
- a CDS encoding MarR family winged helix-turn-helix transcriptional regulator: MPEQHPALTNQLCFAIYNANRVFNQFYKQKLAKLDLTYTQYIVLLALWKTDNLALRELGKQLDLASNTLTPLLKLLEDKGYLTRIRPEEDQRQLIIALTEAGKALQADIEQQLHTCVGEFSPALQGKIKEMIADNHILIEEAKFQVQISQSVKTL; the protein is encoded by the coding sequence ATGCCAGAACAACATCCTGCTTTAACTAATCAACTATGTTTTGCGATTTATAATGCTAATAGAGTTTTCAACCAATTTTATAAACAAAAACTAGCTAAATTAGATTTAACCTATACACAATATATTGTTCTCTTAGCACTTTGGAAAACTGACAATCTTGCTTTGCGTGAATTAGGAAAACAATTAGACCTTGCTAGCAATACATTGACACCACTTCTCAAGCTTTTAGAAGACAAAGGTTATCTAACACGTATTCGCCCTGAAGAAGACCAACGTCAGCTAATTATCGCCCTTACAGAAGCTGGTAAAGCCCTTCAAGCTGATATTGAACAGCAATTGCACACCTGCGTTGGAGAATTTTCACCTGCTTTGCAAGGAAAAATCAAAGAAATGATAGCTGACAATCACATTTTGATTGAGGAAGCCAAATTTCAAGTTCAAATTAGCCAGTCTGTAAAAACTCTTTAG
- a CDS encoding IS30 family transposase, with protein MQNYYTPKSKHLTLTERRMIERWLQEGLSNREIARRLAKAPQTIHNEVKRGQVRQQVRKGKFEVIYSADFAQKAYQNNRKRSVKQVSLTKGLKGKITHYIEQKYSPEMMVKSKGIPVPISTIYYWIHHGHLGLTKADMLYPRQEKAKKKHASPNFKPAGKSIEERPESINKRENIGDFEIDTVIQTRAKNECLLTLTDRKSRYQIIRLIPDKSAVSVNQALKAILKDYQMNSITADNGAEFSRLAEVFDPTHIYYAHPYSSWERGTNENHNRLIRRWLPKGSKNATQQQVAFIENWINNYPKKLFNYKSPKEFLQTG; from the coding sequence ATGCAAAACTATTATACACCAAAAAGTAAACATTTAACACTAACTGAACGTAGAATGATTGAACGTTGGCTTCAAGAAGGGCTCTCAAATCGTGAAATCGCTAGGAGATTAGCTAAAGCTCCTCAAACCATTCACAACGAAGTCAAACGTGGTCAGGTTAGACAACAAGTGCGTAAAGGAAAATTTGAAGTGATCTACTCAGCTGATTTTGCTCAAAAAGCCTATCAAAACAATCGCAAACGTTCTGTTAAACAAGTCTCCCTAACCAAGGGACTCAAAGGAAAGATAACTCACTACATCGAACAGAAATACTCTCCCGAGATGATGGTAAAGTCAAAAGGGATACCTGTTCCCATCTCCACCATTTACTACTGGATTCATCATGGACACTTAGGATTGACCAAGGCTGATATGCTTTATCCTCGACAAGAGAAAGCTAAGAAAAAGCATGCTAGTCCCAATTTTAAGCCAGCTGGAAAGTCTATTGAGGAACGACCAGAAAGCATTAATAAGCGTGAGAATATCGGTGATTTTGAAATTGATACGGTTATTCAAACACGGGCAAAAAACGAGTGTCTGTTGACTCTAACCGATAGAAAGAGTCGTTATCAAATCATTCGACTCATTCCCGATAAGTCCGCGGTTTCAGTCAATCAAGCTCTGAAAGCAATCCTCAAGGATTATCAAATGAACTCTATCACAGCTGATAACGGGGCTGAGTTCAGTCGTTTAGCAGAAGTTTTTGACCCTACTCATATCTATTATGCCCACCCGTATTCTTCTTGGGAGCGTGGTACTAATGAGAATCATAATAGACTCATCCGGCGTTGGTTACCTAAGGGAAGCAAAAATGCGACTCAACAACAAGTCGCATTTATTGAAAACTGGATTAACAACTATCCAAAGAAACTATTCAATTATAAATCTCCTAAAGAGTTTTTACAGACTGGCTAA